The Papio anubis isolate 15944 chromosome 1, Panubis1.0, whole genome shotgun sequence genome window below encodes:
- the LOC116270255 gene encoding uncharacterized protein LOC116270255, with protein MADAGEYLCVCVGRIGPQPRSPSGVKIMCGLVDPWLGIYMSPCHSHLPMWHSPCGNPGVVSSPSEVLWLSPAYPSCPGGVLMLMLIPLCSLFFPGHLLPPHVNVYLLLHVWSFGGLCGSLWVSMSRPQSLPDSLMISATAWSFPALPARFIEDVKNQEAREGTTVMLQCELNNAAPVEWRKGSETLRDGDRYSLRQDGTKCEVQIRGLPMVDTGEYSCVCEQERTSAMLTVRGKGHMWPRRAIFWCPCIDVMPSVCTHTMCSPCICATLFPSLCRISSSLQSYCGNQEKPALQPASTPCAYKDGLHHVVLLASVPCPSRCPVLTPRVLQRLSWSLCVSDILWLWQPELHKV; from the coding sequence ATGGCGGATGCCGGGgagtacttgtgtgtgtgtgtgggcaggaTAGGACCTCAGCCACGCTCACCATCAGGGGTAAAGATCATGTGTGGCCTTGTGGACCCGTGGCTTGGTATCTACATGTCACCGTGTCATTCTCATCTTCCAATGTGGCACAGCCCCTGTGGCAATCCTGGGGTTGTCTCTTCTCCAAGTGAGGTCCTCTGGTTGTCTCCCGCCTACCCTTCTTGTCCAGGGGGTGTCCTCATGCTCATGCTGATCCCTTTGTGTTCTCTGTTCTTCCCAGGCCATTTGCTTCCTCCTCATGTGAATGTTTATTTGCTTCTTCACGTGTGGTCCTTTGGTGGTTTGTGTGGCTCCTTGTGGGTGTCCATGTCCCGTCCACAGAGTCTTCCAGACAGTCTGATGATCTCAGCGACTGCTTGGTCCTTCccagctctgcctgccaggttcataGAAGATGTGAAAAACCAGGAGGCCAGAGAAGGGACCACAGTCATGCTTCAGTGTGAGCTGAACAATGCAGCCCCTGTGGAGTGGAGGAAGGGGTCTGAGACCCTGAGAGATGGGGACAGATACAGCCTGAGGCAGGATGGGACCAAATGTGAAGTGCAGATTCGTGGCCTGCCCATGGTAGACACTGGGGAGTACTCGTGTGTGTGTGAGCAGGAGAGGACCTCAGCCATGCTCACTGTCAGGGGTAAAGGCCACATGTGGCCAAGGAGAGCCATATTCTGGTGTCCATGTATTGATGTCATGCCGTCTGTCTGTACTCACACCATGTGCTCTCCCTGCATCTGCGCCACCCTGTTCCCATCACTCTGCAGGatctcctccagcctccagagctattGTGGGAACCAGGAGAAACCAGCCTTGCAGCCAGCTTCCACCCCATGTGCCTACAAGGATGGGCTCCATCATGTTGTCCTGTTGGCTTCTGTACCTTGCCCTTCACGCTGTCCTGTCCTTACCCCCAGAGTGCTCCAGAGGCTCTCATGGTCCTTGTGTGTGTCTGACATACTCTGGCTCTGGCAGCCGGAGTTACATAAAGTGTGA